The following coding sequences are from one Candidatus Nitrosopumilus sp. SW window:
- a CDS encoding glycosyltransferase family 4 protein, whose translation MKILIISPTQEGIGGVARHVQGLTKFLKNHGHEVDIISSENTFTIPIRKLKNPSFMISSFLKTKFSKKYDLVHAQNVVSAFAMKNVSGKKLLAIHGIHHEQVNVLHGKTAGDAAKDYEGKALNWVDAITVSSKEMLDYYSQKGIDTFFLPNALDLQAISKTSNRKFERQIVYAARLSKEKGILEVLEMAEKLPQDIHLLILGSGVEENKVKELSRRQKNIHFLGYQNRENTLSIIRGSDLLIQPSRMEGGLSYTLLESMACGTPIICTNVGGAKDTLSHMKNAFIIKPENSKELENAIIQLMNNPKQREELKNNALDEIKNHDWSVVGPKYVEIYEKLLSS comes from the coding sequence ATGAAAATTCTGATCATTTCTCCAACTCAAGAAGGGATTGGTGGTGTTGCCAGACATGTGCAAGGTCTTACAAAATTTTTAAAAAATCATGGACATGAAGTAGACATAATATCTTCTGAAAATACATTTACCATTCCTATACGAAAATTAAAAAATCCTAGCTTTATGATATCTTCTTTTTTAAAAACAAAATTTTCTAAAAAATATGATCTAGTACATGCTCAAAATGTTGTATCTGCGTTTGCAATGAAAAATGTCTCAGGAAAAAAATTATTGGCAATACACGGAATTCATCATGAACAAGTAAATGTTCTTCATGGAAAAACTGCTGGAGATGCAGCAAAAGATTATGAAGGAAAAGCATTAAACTGGGTTGATGCAATAACAGTTTCTTCTAAAGAAATGCTTGATTATTATTCCCAAAAAGGAATAGATACATTTTTTCTTCCGAATGCATTGGATTTGCAAGCAATCTCAAAAACATCTAATCGAAAATTTGAGAGGCAAATTGTTTACGCTGCTAGATTATCAAAAGAAAAAGGTATTCTTGAAGTATTGGAGATGGCAGAAAAATTACCTCAAGACATTCATCTTTTAATTTTAGGATCAGGTGTGGAAGAGAATAAAGTAAAAGAATTATCAAGGCGACAAAAAAACATCCATTTTTTGGGATATCAAAACAGAGAAAACACCTTATCTATAATTCGTGGCTCTGACTTGTTAATACAACCATCTAGAATGGAAGGTGGATTAAGTTATACTCTGTTGGAATCTATGGCATGTGGAACTCCGATTATATGTACTAATGTTGGTGGTGCTAAAGATACTTTATCTCATATGAAAAATGCATTTATTATAAAACCTGAAAATTCCAAAGAATTAGAGAATGCTATTATTCAATTAATGAATAATCCAAAACAAAGGGAAGAACTGAAGAATAATGCTTTAGATGAAATTAAAAATCATGATTGGTCAGTTGTAGGGCCAAAATATGTAGAAATTTATGAAAAATTACTTTCTTCATAA
- a CDS encoding SDR family NAD(P)-dependent oxidoreductase, with protein sequence MQSILNKKNILVTGGTGSIGQALVKRSISDGAKHIKVFSNDENALYEMELEFEKFKNIEYIIGDIRDSEKINNIVKNCDIIFHAAALKHVDRCELHPLETITVNILGTNNVAKAAIHENVKNVICISTDKAVNPIGVMGATKLLSEKLFSAESFHSQSKTIFASVRFGNVFHTRGSILPRIEKQIQKGGPLTLTDEHMNRYFMTKEDAVNLIINATKIARGGETFVLKMPLLRLNDLFDAMKEIVGPKYGFKPNQIKTKKIGIRPGEKLTEYLLTDFEMNHALETKNFFIIPKMFESIDPKKYVGSKKPKNISTYFKNQKPISKQEIIKFLKTVY encoded by the coding sequence TTGCAATCAATTCTAAATAAAAAAAATATTCTTGTAACTGGTGGAACAGGTTCTATAGGACAGGCTCTAGTTAAGAGATCTATTTCTGATGGTGCAAAGCATATCAAAGTATTCAGTAATGATGAAAATGCATTATATGAAATGGAGTTAGAATTTGAAAAATTCAAGAATATTGAATACATAATTGGTGATATTAGAGACAGTGAAAAAATCAATAATATAGTAAAAAATTGTGATATAATTTTCCATGCAGCTGCACTTAAACATGTAGATAGATGTGAACTTCATCCGTTAGAAACTATAACTGTAAATATTTTAGGAACAAACAATGTTGCTAAAGCAGCTATTCATGAAAATGTGAAAAATGTAATATGTATTAGTACTGATAAGGCTGTAAATCCTATAGGCGTAATGGGCGCAACAAAATTACTATCTGAAAAATTATTTTCTGCTGAATCTTTTCATTCGCAATCAAAAACCATTTTTGCATCTGTTAGATTTGGAAATGTTTTTCATACTAGAGGCTCTATTTTACCACGAATAGAAAAACAAATCCAAAAAGGTGGACCGCTAACATTAACGGATGAACATATGAATAGATATTTCATGACTAAAGAAGATGCTGTAAATTTGATTATTAATGCAACAAAAATAGCTAGGGGTGGAGAAACTTTTGTTCTTAAAATGCCTCTTTTAAGGCTAAATGATCTTTTTGATGCTATGAAAGAAATTGTAGGTCCAAAATATGGATTCAAACCTAATCAAATTAAAACTAAAAAAATAGGAATTAGACCTGGAGAAAAATTAACTGAGTACCTTCTCACAGATTTTGAAATGAATCATGCGTTAGAAACAAAAAATTTCTTTATAATTCCTAAAATGTTTGAATCAATAGATCCGAAAAAATATGTTGGTTCTAAAAAACCAAAAAATATTTCAACATACTTTAAAAACCAAAAACCCATTTCTAAGCAAGAAATAATTAAATTTTTAAAAACTGTATACTAG